The stretch of DNA ATAAATAGAACAATgaattttgtaataattcaCCTGCTTCTTTATGTTTCTCTAATAATTCTAAATTATTTGTCAAAAATGTACACAAGAACATGGCTAAATCTTGTAAAAATGATTGATCACTAGATGAAGCAACTTTATAagtttgtttcaaattagTAGTGAGTGGCACTATAGAATAAATTTGTTCCAAAGtgtttttaaaataaattaaagttttttcattatGAGCGGGTAATGAAGAAACTTCTGTCAAACactttaaagaaattgctCTTGTATCAGCTGGAGctaaaaattttgttgataatagattcaataaatctGTTTGATATATGTATTCTGAAGGAATCCATTGTATGTATTTCAATAATGCATTCAAGGTGGCAATAATCAATGATGATTTGGTTGTTTTATCCAATACTTCGTAACACAAggtgaaaattttttcaaattcatttttcataCTGACTTTTAATTGTTGAGCTTTAGCTTGGGTTAATTGGTCTTGAGAATAATCAAAAACTTCTTCACTTAATAATTTAAGAATAATCATATTATTTTCACAAACATTATACGATGATCTAGAACTCATAACAATTTCTGGAATGAATTCAGGCCAGTTATGAGGCCATTCTTGTTTCAAAACAGAAACCAAtgtcaaatcaattttattaattaagGCTCGTTgagtttcaaattcttgttcattGTCGCAAAGACTAATAATCATATTGACAATGAAATTTCTAATACCAATTCTTTCATTATCAGGTATAGTTTTCCAACGATATTGtatcaatttgttcaaagATGATAAGGCAATATACTTTGATTGAgcattatttgaattggatAAAATCTTATCGGCAAATTTCCAAGAATCAGGATGTTCTTgaaatttgttcaaaacCAATTGAGCATTTTTTTGATCATTACCAGATCCTTTGAAAAACGTGTCAACTGTTTgatcaaataaattgatatcCAAATCAGTTGAAAAATCTAATATGGCATCCATAGTTACTTAGAAGGTAAGATAAGATGTTTGTCTAGAATAGGAATTTATTAGTTTTTAtggtctttttttttcttttagttttgttttttttttcttctttgtttttcttctttctctttctctctccCCTTTGAAGTTGAAGTATTTCTTGGTGAGAGTTTAAATAGTCTTTGAATGAGGAAGGTGGTTCAGTAATTTGCaggaaagaagaaaaatgtcaaaattctccaattgatgatgatgaatgATGAGCAGGACTGttatgttgttgatgtatTAACAGTAAATATATTCCAATATAATAAACAGtttattcttttaaaaaCTACTTTTGTAAATGATGGATAAAAACTAACAGTTCAATTTcaaccaataaaaatagaattgcttcctttgttttttaGTCACTTGTTTAGCTTTGTAGTTTTGACTTGTGGTTTGACTTGTAATTTAAGGATTAAGAATttcaaagaaaatttttttttctcgcCTCCTCCCGTCCCCCCCTTCTTTCATTGTTggttgattgttgttgaatagTTGAATGTTGTTTGCTTGCTCACTGTAATTTAGATTTTGCCAATACTTTTACGTGACCTCACCCCTTCTGCTGCAACTAAGTAGAGCAGATTAGATTGAAGAATATTTATCTGATCTAATCTGGTAACAGTTTATCAACAACTACTGGAATGTACTAGTGatcactttttttttgcaactcGCTCAACAACTGTTCTCTATGTTTCCCTTGTTAGTATTTGTGttgaacaaattcaaaGTTGACATATACATATAACAATCATAATTCTATCCATATACAATTTAGTACGATATTTCTTTCAGTAATTGCTTATTTGTTTCCTCTTCTTATTGGTGgtgaaacaaataaaagaaaaaaaaaccttaGGGCTAACTTCttagtgtttttttttttgcaacaccACATCACCATAATTGTATAAGCTCCCAATGATTGAATTGGTTTCTAATTCTAACCATGATTGGTTATCATGTTATATAATTAAACTTATTATCACTAGtcaagaagaattggatttggaaatcaatcaattcttaACAACAACGATTGTCAATTCACAATTaacattattaataatactCCACcatgaagaagaagaaggggATAACGATAGTATTACCGATTTACaacttttaaattatttacaatttgaaatttataaacaaatagGTAATGATATAATTGTATCGATTATGACAATAACTCAAGATTCTAATTTATCGGTAATGTTGTCGTctcaattgaaacaaattgatgatatagTTAAAGATATTCTGAAATTGGATTTATCTATTGCTTTGGATGTTGTAAATGAAgagaaattgatatttttaatgTTGAATATACCTAATTTATTACCATATTTAGAAGAGCAACAAGGATATGATGAAATTTCTATTGAAGaactttttgaaaatttcgTTAAACATCATAATTCcatcaaaaaaatcatgTTATCAAATGAACTAAAAGAATATACGTAGATGatatattttattgaaGATCAAAATCTATGTACTCATAAATAAGAAAAActaatgattttttatggctgttgttgcaaagttcatttatttcttaGCAAATGAAACacctttttcaatattctTTTGTAATTGTTCAATGGCAACTTctaacaatttcttttcatcatcagaaatttgatttaagaTATCATATTTAACTTCAGTAATACCGTTTTTACCTAATTGAACTGGtaatgaaaagaaatctaAATCTTTAACCAATTTTCTAGCTTCAGAAGCACCTTTAATTGAAGAATCCAAGTTCAAGAAAGTAcattcaacaatatcagTTTTACCATTAACAGCAGCTAAAATTGATTCGGCTAATCTATAACCGGCATAAGCCATGGATAAAGTGGCGGAACCAGCACCATTCTTGGCTTGAACAACTTCATCGCCACCAAATTGAACTCTTTTGATTAATTCCTTCTTTTGTTCTTCAGATAATATATCATAATATTGTTTAGAGTTACCTAATGAATATAATGGAACAATGGTTTCACCAGAATGGCCACCAACAAcattaatattgaaatcagATGGTTTAGTTTGATCTAGGAATAATTGAGAAATAAAAGTATTGGCTCTAACAATATCCAAAGTAGTAACACCAAATAATCTAGCTGGATCATAAACACCTTTAGCTTGTAAAGTTTCGGCAACAATTGGTACAGTAGAATTGACTGGATTAGAAATCACCAAGACAAAAGCTTTTGGAGAATTGGCAGCAATACCTTCAGCTAAACCTTGAACGATTGATGCATtaatattgaataaatcaTCTCTGGTCATACCTGGTTTTCTTGGAACACCAGCTGGGATAATGACTAAATCAGAACCTTTTAATGCAGCAGCTAATGCAGTTTTATCTTCTTTATCTTTTGGTAAATATGATTGAGTTTTAGAATCAGAATTGATATGAGATAAATCAGCACCAACTCCTGGAACATTGACGACATCAAATAATGccaattcatcaacatttGGGTTTAATTTGGTCAATAAAGATAATGGTTGACCAATACCACCAGCAGCTCCTAAAATAGCGACTTTGACCATTGTTGTAagatttatataaattgattgattaaaataagtaaataaattgaataaataaataaattaataaataattgattaagaaaagaaaagaaaaatcaaaaatgaaataaattttgaatcCGGGGCAAGAGGATCAAGGGATATTAAGATCcttttaaatgattttttttcccttgTTGTTCGAGGagagatttgaaaaaaaaaaaatagaattagTTTGTTGGTGAATAAATTGCATGTGGGCGGCCAAGCAAGCAACCCCAcgctttttttttctttctttcacTTAGTATGCATTACACGTGATTCGCTtacatttgtttttttctttctttgacCCCGGGTTTATGGAAGTTCCATTTAACTGTGGATTTTGTacagaaagaaaaaaattctaaGATTTCCTGGAGAAAACCTCCGTAACAATCCGGAACATTGAGGTATATTTATATCCTGGTTTTCCCGGGACAAGAACCAATGAACAATTCCGATTAAAAGGTATTCAACTGGATTTAGTCGGTCCAGCTATGCAAAGTAGTTGCACAATAGATTTCTCTTGCTCCGAGGGTATAGGTCCACATATCatacaatttattataattttttggaCCCAATTGCTGCATAATACTAAGCCGTTGATATAGTGCCAATTATTTGACATACTCAAAATGCAAGTACTACAGACGTAGGTTGCTGTGTCCTAAATACGGGAATAAAGTCAATTGAGTAAGTTTTACTCTAAAAATGATTCAAGGATTGAGAAATTGGCGTCATTATGAATTGAGATTCTAAGTCAAATAAGTAGCAAACAAACTATTTAAAGTTGGAAACCCCTATTATCTGtaacaacttttttttttcataaaaATTTGGTTCAATTGTTCACTCAAAAAGTGATATATAATGATCAAGTAGATTAAAAAGTAACCTTCTACTGATAAAATGagggtttttttttttcacaaacTTGGGTCTTCAGGATGTCGTTAAAGACAATCTTGTTGAAACTCTTGAGTTACAATATGAGCTAGTTAAACATTCCCTCCAAATATGCACTGGTAACAATTCCATAGCAGAAACAGAGTTTACCTTctaatttgttgaattcaacaaaatttacTGGAAAGTGTATATAGAGTGCTGTTAATAAATGGCAAATTTCCGTAAACAACATAATCAAAAGTCAAAGTAGTTGATACGCGGCAACAATTACTTCTATTTTAATGTATTgtaaagtgaaaaaaataagttGGAACTCATTATATTCTTTGTTCGTAAAGTGTACCTTGTTGCAGTTGTCCacaattctttttgtatTATGCAATTTATGGGGAAGCACTTACCACCACACACGTCAAATAGAATATTCTCTGTTCTCTGtatggttttttttttttcacgCCCAATCTTACATAGAAACACTTGTGATAGACGGAGTTCTGTATTCCTCCCACCACCACccctctttttttcaatttttttcgttCCCCTCGTCATACACAAACACAAGCACACTTCTTGTTTTatgttttaaaattatcCCGATAATTATCCcgaacaacaacaaacccATATTACAATGGTTATTGCACTACCACATACACTTACTATTCCATAAACTCCGTCTAGATGTGTATGTGTTTTATGTGAGAGATCTCCTTATGGAAACGTGTTCCCAAAAAGTTTTTTCACATCTCCAGGTGGGGGAGGAGGAGAAAGTAGAGTTGCAGAGATTTAACCTTTGTTTTgactcatcatcatcaacaacaaccacacTTGTATATAATGTCACAATTGCCTATATACTTTTTTCCCCACATTAACAATCTCCTAAAGTAATGTCTCATTTGCATGACTTTGAAAAGTTTAGTCTATGAcataaaaagaaaacctTAATAGTTGTCTTTGCTTTTACAAATTTAGTAGGATTTGCATCTGCAATAATTAAGAATTGTAAGACTATTGAACACCGAAAAATTTACTCAACAATTATTTTGTAAGAACAGGAAATGACgaaattggaaatattactattaataataacaattcaaaacaaattttaaaagGAATGAATGGAAATATGAATTAAACACCAGCACCACCAGACACACCTACTTTCTTTCGTTATAGTAATCAGTTGAGTACATAATACgaagagagagagagaacaggaaagcaaaaaaaaaaagaaaaagaaactgtGTATCTTCCTGTATATAGGCCACTATTCctattgtttattatagTGTTGCTTGGCAGAAGAAATCTATgacaattcattttttgcCGATTagaaaatagaataaataGATAACAACTTGTTcagaaatttttcaattttttcaactttttacaacttttttctttcaataaacTCTACTCCCTCATTTTCTCAGTCACTTATCATATTCCTATATTTCATTGgatattcttttttgctATAGTTCTCCCTTTATCATGTTTACGAAGAATCATAGAAGAATGTCATCTACATCAAGTGATGATGACCCATTTGATGTTGCTGAAAAATATTATGGTgaggaaagaaagaaaaaattgaatcgTGTTAGAACATTTAGTGCCTTTGAAAGTACTAAATATGGTGCTGGTCCAATATCACCTCTACGACCCACTTATGAACCACCACCAGTGATTAAAGAAACTTCAGAACcattatcttcatcatcgtcaACATCATCTCCACCGACTTTAACTCCTCAAACTAGTCAAGTTCAATTTAATCTTGGTGTGggtaaaactaaaaatggTTCAGCAATTCATTCTGATTCtgaggaggaggaagaagatgaagaccCAGTTAGTAATACTAAAAAAGGTGAAGCAGACGAAAAGGATCCATTTGATACTACTGATTCtaaattagaaaatgaaaactcAACTCCATCTTCTATTACTGGTAAAGAAATTATTCCTCATCCAACTGGATTTCGTGGATCTTCAGAAGAACTGGCCATTAGAAGGAAACCATCAATTATTCCTATTTATCATGATAATATATCTCAAGAATCGGTTATAAGAAATGCCAATACTCCAACAACTTATAATCGGGAAAAATTCCATTTACGTCGTGGATCATTAGATGAATCAACTTTTATTCGACCCAagaaatattatattaatGATGTTCAAGGAACTCTTAGAGAATTATTAGCTAATGAAGATactgataataattgtCAAATTACCATTGAAGATACTGGCCCCAAAGTTTTACGATTAGGTACAGCCAATTCATTAGGAATTAATCAATCTTCAATTAGAGGTACTTACCGATTAAGTAATTTATTACAAGAATTAACTATTGCTAGTAGATTTGGACGTCATCAAATTGTATTAGATGAGGCAAGATTAAGTGAAAACCCCGTGGATAGAATGAAACGATTAATTTCTACATCATTTTGGAACAATTTAACTAGAATAATTACTAAAGAAAACATTGTTGACATGGCTAAAGATACAAAGATTAAAGAATCTTGGATTGATGATCAAGGTAAATTACATGAAAATCAAGAATCTCATAGAATTTATGTTCCTTATAATCGTAAAGATCAATAtgaatttttccaattgattaaGAAGCAACGTTCAGATATTCAATTGGATGTACAATATTTACCACAGAAAATCGATGCTGAttatattaaatcaatcaataaaaaacCCGggttattatcaattgccACTAGACCTGATCCCCAAGCGCCTGATAGTGGAAGTTTGATTAGTTGGCCCTATGTTGTACCTGGTGGTagatttaatgaattatatgGATGGGATTCATATATGGAAACATTAGGACTATTAACTGATGTCAAAATTGATCCTTCAGGTAATCCACGTAATTTGAGACATTTAGAATTAGCTCGTGGTATGGCGGAGAATTTCATTTATGAAATTCACCATTATGggaaaattttaaatgcTAATCGATCCTATTATTTAGGTCGATCTCAACCACCATTTTTAACTGATATGGCATTAAGAATTTTCAACAAGACTATAGAAGTAACCCCAGAACTCATGGATGAAGCTATAGATTTTTTAAAACGGGCTACATTAGCTGCCATTAAAGAATATGAAACAATTTGGTGTGCCCATCCAAGATTAGATGACAAGACAGGACTTTCATGTTATCATCCAGAAGGTAAAGGGATCCCACCAGAAACTGAACCTACTCATTTCAATGCATTATTAAAACCATATCTTGCCAAatataatgatattgatcaacttgatttcattgaaaaatataattccGGAGAAATTAAAGAACCTGAATTAGATGAATATTTCTTACATGATAGAGCCGTTCGAGAATCTGGTCATGATACAAGTTATAGATTAGAAGGGAAATGTGCTTATTTAGCCActgttgatttgaattcattattatataaatatgaaaatgatattgCCTTTATCTTAcaatcatttttcaatgacaATTTACAAGACCCatatgatgataataacaGCTACAAAATCCATAGTTCGAAAATCTGGTTAGAAAGAAGTCATCAACGGAAATTAAatgttgataaatatttatggAATGAACAAGATGGCATTTATTATGATTATAATGttaaattacaacaacaaacaaattatgAATCAGCAACCACATTTTGGCCTCTTTATGCTAAATTAGCATCATCAAACCAAGCAgcaaaattaattgatcaatcATTAcataaatttgaagaacATGGTGGATTAGTTGCTGGAACATTAAAATCTCGTGGTGAAGTAGGATTAACTCGTCCTTCAAGACAATGGGATTATCCATTTGGTTGGGCCCCACAACAAATTTTGGCATGGATAGGTTTAGTCAATTATGGCTATGATGGAATTGCTCGTCGTTTAGCTTATAGATGGTTATTCATGATGACAAaatcatttgttgattataaTGGAGtcattgttgaaaaatataatgtTACAAAGGGAGCAGTACCTCATAGAGTAGATGCAGAATATGGTAATCAAGGATTGGATTTTAAAGGGGTTGCCACTGAAGGATTTGGTTGGGTTAATGCTTCATATGTATTTGGTTTGacatttttgaatttatatGCTCAAAGAGCTTTAGGTAGTTTGACTCCTCCAGAAATCTTTTTAAGAAATATGCATCCTGAACAACGGaaacaatataaataaatgaatagTTTGACTTATTCCATTCAGTCCTTCCTTTGAGTTTGAKtttgattttgattttgattttgattttgattttgattttgattttattcttcaattgttagagtttatatatatttttacctattttgttgatgtttttttttatttttaatagaTAGAGTTTTATAGTGATGTCATTTTGTTATgctattattgttgtaaaCGTGTAGTGCAATGTGAAATTACTCTGTCCAATAGGCTTACTATATTACATGTGGATTACGTTTATAAAGAGTGGAGCACATTAATTCTAATAGAAAGACATAGACACCCTTATCCAATAGGGGagtttttaattttcaGTTTTTCTTAGTGTGTGGTTCTTGTGTGTATgttgatttgttgatagtgaggaatttttcaattgctGCTTCCATTTCTAAGAAgggtgaaaaaaaaaatgaaacaggaaaaaaaattttcctATTGGTCCCCCGAATTTTATCTTTTCAAcaaagatatatatatattctactactattactgtTACTAGTCATATTCTTTGAATTGCATTGCTAATATTACCATTATAGTATACTGGAATTAGAAAAACAGGGGAGGTGGAAtagtcaaaaaaaatatagtCTCTATATCTATACATACACACATTCACAAATAACCAATAGTCATGCTTTCGTTTAAACAATTCCGAGTATCTACGTCATCATTACTCACGAGAAGAATAAGATCAAGACATCattcatcttcaacattTAAAACTGCCGTAGAAACCGCAGAAAAATTAGTAACACCACCAACATCAAAATTTCTGGATCCATTTTCTATAGTTAGTCATGAAATGTCCAATT from Candida albicans SC5314 chromosome R, complete sequence encodes:
- the NTH1 gene encoding alpha,alpha-trehalase NTH1 (Neutral trehalase; hyphal induction in mutant delayed but not reduced overall; not required for virulence in mice; possible regulatory cAMP-dependent phosphorylation at S10,S213; Hap43-repressed gene; Spider biofilm induced); the protein is MFTKNHRRMSSTSSDDDPFDVAEKYYGEERKKKLNRVRTFSAFESTKYGAGPISPLRPTYEPPPVIKETSEPLSSSSSTSSPPTLTPQTSQVQFNLGVGKTKNGSAIHSDSEEEEEDEDPVSNTKKGEADEKDPFDTTDSKLENENSTPSSITGKEIIPHPTGFRGSSEESAIRRKPSIIPIYHDNISQESVIRNANTPTTYNREKFHLRRGSLDESTFIRPKKYYINDVQGTLRELLANEDTDNNCQITIEDTGPKVLRLGTANSLGINQSSIRGTYRLSNLLQELTIASRFGRHQIVLDEARLSENPVDRMKRLISTSFWNNLTRIITKENIVDMAKDTKIKESWIDDQGKLHENQESHRIYVPYNRKDQYEFFQLIKKQRSDIQLDVQYLPQKIDADYIKSINKKPGLLSIATRPDPQAPDSGSLISWPYVVPGGRFNELYGWDSYMETLGLLTDVKIDPSGNPRNLRHLELARGMAENFIYEIHHYGKILNANRSYYLGRSQPPFLTDMALRIFNKTIEVTPELMDEAIDFLKRATLAAIKEYETIWCAHPRLDDKTGLSCYHPEGKGIPPETEPTHFNALLKPYLAKYNDIDQLDFIEKYNSGEIKEPELDEYFLHDRAVRESGHDTSYRLEGKCAYLATVDLNSLLYKYENDIAFILQSFFNDNLQDPYDDNNSYKIHSSKIWLERSHQRKLNVDKYLWNEQDGIYYDYNVKLQQQTNYESATTFWPLYAKLASSNQAAKLIDQSLHKFEEHGGLVAGTLKSRGEVGLTRPSRQWDYPFGWAPQQILAWIGLVNYGYDGIARRLAYRWLFMMTKSFVDYNGVIVEKYNVTKGAVPHRVDAEYGNQGLDFKGVATEGFGWVNASYVFGLTFLNLYAQRALGSLTPPEIFLRNMHPEQRKQYK
- the MDH1 gene encoding malate dehydrogenase (Mitochondrial malate dehydrogenase; regulated by Mig1, Tup1, white-opaque switch, phagocytosis; induced in high iron; antigenic during murine and human infection; repressed in Spider biofilms by Bcr1, Tec1, Ndt80, Rob1, Brg1); translation: MVKVAILGAAGGIGQPLSLLTKLNPNVDELALFDVVNVPGVGADLSHINSDSKTQSYLPKDKEDKTALAAALKGSDLVIIPAGVPRKPGMTRDDLFNINASIVQGLAEGIAANSPKAFVLVISNPVNSTVPIVAETLQAKGVYDPARLFGVTTLDIVRANTFISQLFLDQTKPSDFNINVVGGHSGETIVPLYSLGNSKQYYDILSEEQKKELIKRVQFGGDEVVQAKNGAGSATLSMAYAGYRLAESILAAVNGKTDIVECTFLNLDSSIKGASEARKLVKDLDFFSLPVQLGKNGITEVKYDILNQISDDEKKLLEVAIEQLQKNIEKGVSFAKK
- a CDS encoding uncharacterized protein (Ortholog of C. parapsilosis CDC317 : CPAR2_803740, C. dubliniensis CD36 : Cd36_25640, Lodderomyces elongisporus NRLL YB-4239 : LELG_00467 and Candida orthopsilosis Co 90-125 : CORT_0A03760), with the translated sequence MIELVSNSNHDWLSCYIIKLIITSQEELDLEINQFLTTTIVNSQLTLLIILHHEEEEGDNDSITDLQLLNYLQFEIYKQIGNDIIVSIMTITQDSNLSVMLSSQLKQIDDIVKDISKLDLSIALDVVNEEKLIFLMLNIPNLLPYLEEQQGYDEISIEELFENFVKHHNSIKKIMLSNELKEYT